In Pseudomonas saudiphocaensis, one DNA window encodes the following:
- a CDS encoding DUF3299 domain-containing protein — protein sequence MSRLLLVTLLSLVAPLAAAEVRELQWSDLIPEGAPPPPPPVALHDLSQLADALAAESGPPAPQQSPAEPVVEALDGIRARLPGYIVPLEISEEGRVTEFLLVPYYGACIHVPPPPSNQIVHATSELGVKMDALYQPFWIEGPLRVEHASSELAEAGYRMDAQKIRIYELE from the coding sequence ATGTCACGCCTGTTGCTGGTAACACTCCTGAGTCTTGTCGCGCCTCTTGCCGCCGCCGAAGTTCGTGAACTGCAATGGTCGGACCTGATCCCGGAAGGCGCTCCACCGCCACCACCACCCGTGGCGCTGCATGATTTGTCGCAACTGGCCGACGCCCTCGCCGCCGAAAGCGGACCTCCAGCACCGCAGCAGTCCCCGGCTGAGCCGGTGGTGGAAGCTCTGGATGGCATTCGCGCACGACTGCCGGGCTATATCGTGCCCTTGGAAATCAGCGAGGAAGGGCGGGTGACGGAGTTTCTGCTGGTGCCCTACTACGGCGCCTGCATCCACGTCCCACCGCCACCTTCGAATCAGATCGTGCATGCCACCAGCGAGCTGGGGGTGAAAATGGACGCGCTCTACCAGCCGTTCTGGATCGAGGGCCCGCTAAGAGTCGAGCACGCCAGCAGCGAGCTGGCCGAAGCCGGTTATCGCATGGATGCACAGAAGATCAGGATCTACGAGCTGGAATAG
- a CDS encoding DUF3450 domain-containing protein yields MQALIPRLLAVAVLPCCVQLHAAPLDAALEESQRLAAEAKASQERIEQLDDATRQMLNDYRNALQQAEALKAYNAQLVELTAAQRKELESFQRQLDSIERTQEAVTPQMVQMVEVLGEFISADLPFLPHERADRLAQLQDLLPRADISLAEKYRRILEAYQIESDYGRTLEAWRGELQVNGGSRSVEFLRLGRVMLYYQTLDAHESGWWNPQSGAWEVLDGSARRPITQAIAIARQQQAPDYLVLPVKTLAAEAAQ; encoded by the coding sequence ATGCAAGCCCTTATACCCCGCCTTCTGGCGGTCGCCGTGTTGCCGTGCTGTGTGCAATTGCATGCGGCTCCGCTGGATGCAGCGCTCGAGGAGAGCCAGCGTCTGGCAGCCGAAGCCAAGGCGTCGCAGGAGCGCATCGAGCAGCTCGACGACGCCACGCGGCAGATGCTCAACGATTATCGCAACGCGTTGCAGCAGGCCGAGGCGCTGAAGGCGTACAACGCGCAATTGGTCGAGCTCACCGCAGCGCAGCGCAAAGAGTTGGAAAGCTTCCAGCGCCAGCTCGACAGCATCGAGCGTACCCAGGAGGCGGTGACTCCGCAGATGGTGCAGATGGTCGAGGTGCTGGGCGAGTTCATCTCCGCTGATCTGCCGTTCCTGCCCCATGAGCGTGCCGACAGGTTGGCGCAGCTACAGGACCTGCTGCCCCGTGCAGACATCAGCCTTGCCGAAAAATATCGGCGCATCCTTGAGGCCTACCAGATCGAAAGTGACTACGGCCGCACTCTGGAAGCCTGGCGAGGTGAGCTGCAGGTGAACGGTGGTTCGCGCAGCGTCGAATTCCTGCGTCTGGGCCGGGTGATGCTCTATTACCAGACTCTGGACGCTCACGAGAGTGGTTGGTGGAACCCGCAAAGCGGTGCCTGGGAAGTGCTGGACGGCAGCGCGCGTCGCCCCATTACCCAGGCCATTGCCATCGCTCGCCAGCAGCAGGCGCCGGACTATCTGGTGCTGCCCGTGAAGACCCTGGCCGCGGAGGCTGCGCAATGA
- a CDS encoding energy transducer TonB: MRPALARLGLSFIIACVVALLLFGLMLSMVSPPRSKVDDERVAIANFVRMDGRNEQSTSRSRQQAPQPPQPKTPQQPTPTQNMATPDANLPKLDLDLPSIDTGLSIAAAPTPSLAGLTAGAAPAAPAPAAPPASVGEASSQPGGPEQEVMPLNDVRPEYPYRARQQGIEGHIKLAFTINPAGKVENIRVLEASPRNIFDREARRAAARWRFAPRTENGVAVSREAVKTLHFRLQGER; this comes from the coding sequence ATGCGACCAGCGCTGGCTCGTCTGGGGCTGTCTTTCATCATCGCCTGCGTAGTGGCGCTGTTGCTGTTCGGGCTGATGCTGAGCATGGTCAGCCCACCCCGCAGCAAGGTCGACGACGAGCGCGTGGCCATCGCCAATTTTGTCCGCATGGATGGCCGCAACGAGCAGAGCACAAGCCGTTCCCGACAGCAGGCACCACAGCCGCCGCAGCCGAAGACGCCGCAGCAGCCGACGCCGACCCAGAACATGGCCACGCCGGATGCCAATCTGCCCAAGCTGGATCTGGACCTGCCGAGCATCGACACCGGCCTCTCGATTGCCGCAGCTCCGACACCGAGCCTCGCCGGTCTTACCGCAGGCGCGGCACCGGCGGCACCCGCGCCCGCTGCGCCTCCGGCCAGTGTGGGCGAGGCCTCCAGCCAGCCCGGCGGGCCGGAGCAGGAAGTGATGCCGCTCAACGATGTGCGTCCGGAATACCCTTACCGCGCGCGTCAGCAGGGTATCGAAGGCCATATCAAGCTCGCCTTCACCATCAACCCGGCGGGCAAGGTGGAAAATATCCGCGTGCTCGAAGCATCGCCGCGCAACATTTTCGACCGAGAGGCACGTCGCGCCGCGGCGCGCTGGCGCTTTGCGCCGCGTACCGAAAACGGCGTCGCGGTCTCCCGCGAAGCCGTCAAAACTCTGCACTTCCGCCTGCAAGGAGAACGCTGA
- a CDS encoding MotA/TolQ/ExbB proton channel family protein has translation MASGGVVMWALAGLCVLYWTLVFERIWFIRRVFPRWVESRRQAWSQLGDEPGNWQRAVRGSWLAQAQQQLSGPLRLGKTMVALYPLLGLLGTVSGMIAVFDVLAMSGTGNPRGMAAGVWQATLPTMAGMVLAITGLFSQARLERLARLALDRLADQLRND, from the coding sequence ATGGCGTCCGGCGGCGTGGTGATGTGGGCATTGGCAGGGCTCTGCGTTCTCTACTGGACGCTGGTTTTCGAGCGGATCTGGTTTATCCGGCGCGTGTTCCCGCGTTGGGTGGAGTCGCGCCGGCAGGCCTGGAGCCAGTTGGGCGACGAGCCCGGCAACTGGCAGCGTGCCGTGCGTGGTTCCTGGCTGGCCCAGGCGCAGCAGCAGCTGTCTGGCCCACTGCGCCTGGGCAAGACCATGGTGGCGCTTTATCCGCTCCTGGGTCTGCTGGGCACCGTCAGCGGCATGATTGCGGTATTCGACGTGCTGGCCATGAGTGGCACCGGCAATCCGCGCGGCATGGCCGCCGGCGTCTGGCAGGCAACCCTGCCGACCATGGCCGGCATGGTGCTGGCCATTACAGGACTGTTCAGTCAGGCGCGCCTCGAGCGTCTTGCCCGCCTGGCTCTCGACCGGCTGGCCGACCAGCTGCGTAACGATTGA
- a CDS encoding neutral zinc metallopeptidase yields the protein MRWKKARRSDNVVDARGRSGGFRGGRLSLAGVAVVVVVIGLLSGQDPLQILGQLANQAGSPTTQQSSAPANGDDPQVAFVQSILGDTEDTWRALFQQAGAQYRDPTLVLFRGGVRSACGFASSAVGPFYCPGDRQVYLDLQFFDEMASRFSAAGDFAQAYVIAHEVGHHVQTLLGVSQQMQAARQRGARMEGDNGLLVRQELQADCFAGVWAYHAQQRHEWLEDGDLEDALNAANAIGDDRLQQQSQGRVVPDAFTHGTSAQRVRWFRSGFEHGDPARCDTFKASRL from the coding sequence ATGCGTTGGAAAAAGGCTCGGCGCAGCGACAACGTAGTGGACGCCAGAGGCCGCAGCGGCGGCTTTCGTGGCGGCCGGCTAAGCTTGGCTGGTGTCGCCGTGGTGGTGGTGGTGATCGGCCTGCTCTCCGGCCAGGATCCCTTACAGATTCTCGGCCAGCTGGCCAACCAGGCCGGCTCGCCGACCACCCAGCAAAGCAGCGCGCCGGCCAATGGCGACGACCCTCAGGTAGCGTTCGTCCAATCCATCCTTGGCGATACCGAAGACACCTGGCGAGCGCTGTTCCAGCAAGCTGGCGCGCAGTACCGCGACCCGACACTGGTACTGTTTCGTGGGGGCGTCCGCTCGGCCTGCGGCTTCGCCAGCTCGGCTGTGGGCCCCTTCTACTGTCCCGGTGACCGGCAGGTTTATCTGGATCTGCAATTCTTCGATGAAATGGCCTCGCGCTTCTCCGCAGCGGGTGATTTCGCTCAGGCTTACGTGATCGCCCATGAAGTTGGCCATCATGTGCAGACGCTACTAGGCGTGTCCCAGCAAATGCAGGCGGCACGCCAGCGCGGCGCTCGGATGGAGGGCGACAACGGCCTTCTGGTGCGTCAGGAACTGCAGGCCGACTGCTTCGCAGGAGTCTGGGCATACCATGCGCAACAGCGCCACGAGTGGCTCGAAGACGGTGATCTGGAAGACGCGCTGAACGCCGCCAACGCCATCGGCGACGACCGCTTGCAGCAGCAGAGCCAGGGCCGGGTCGTGCCTGACGCCTTTACCCACGGCACCTCGGCGCAGCGTGTGCGATGGTTTCGTAGCGGCTTCGAACATGGTGACCCGGCGCGCTGCGATACCTTCAAGGCATCACGCTTGTAA
- a CDS encoding ABC transporter permease: MFLVRLAWASLNNRRFTALLTVFAIALSVCLLLAVERVRSEARASFASTISGTNLVVGARSGSVNLLLYSVFRIGNATNNIRWESFERFAEHPRVSWAIPISLGDSYRGYRVMGTSEAYFEHYRYGRKQALQLAEGRALGKDPFEVVLGAEVAETLKHKLDDQLVLAHGVASVSLVHHDDKPFRVVGILERTGTPVDRTLHINLAGMEALHIDWQHGMPARGAARINAEQARQLDLQPQQITAFLLGLDNRLATFTLQREINQYRGEPLLAILPGVALQELWSLMGTAEKALFVVSLFVVLTGLIGMLTAILTSLNERRREMAILRSVGARPWHIAGLLILEAFGLALAGVLLGLALLYLAIAVAQSPLQSHYGLYLPLALPSVYEWSLLGAILLAGLVIGCVPAWRAYRQSLADGLSIRL; encoded by the coding sequence ATGTTTCTGGTGCGTCTGGCGTGGGCCAGCCTGAACAACCGTCGTTTCACCGCCCTGCTCACGGTGTTCGCCATCGCTTTGTCGGTGTGCCTGCTGCTCGCCGTCGAACGAGTGCGCAGTGAGGCCCGTGCCAGCTTCGCCAGCACCATCAGCGGCACCAACCTGGTGGTTGGTGCCCGCTCCGGCTCGGTAAACCTGCTGCTCTATTCGGTATTTCGCATCGGCAACGCCACCAACAATATCCGCTGGGAAAGCTTCGAGCGGTTCGCCGAACATCCGCGCGTAAGTTGGGCGATCCCCATTTCCCTGGGCGATTCATACCGTGGCTATCGGGTCATGGGCACCAGCGAAGCCTATTTCGAGCATTATCGCTACGGGCGCAAACAGGCACTGCAACTGGCCGAGGGCCGCGCCCTCGGCAAGGACCCGTTCGAGGTGGTGCTCGGCGCGGAAGTGGCCGAGACTCTGAAACACAAGCTCGACGACCAGCTGGTGCTGGCACACGGCGTTGCCAGCGTCAGCCTGGTGCACCATGACGACAAGCCCTTTCGGGTGGTGGGTATCCTCGAACGTACCGGCACCCCGGTGGACCGCACCCTGCATATCAACCTGGCCGGCATGGAAGCCCTGCATATCGACTGGCAGCACGGCATGCCCGCCCGCGGTGCCGCACGCATCAATGCCGAACAGGCGCGCCAGCTGGACCTGCAGCCACAGCAGATCACCGCCTTTCTGCTGGGGCTGGATAACCGACTCGCCACCTTCACCCTGCAGCGGGAAATCAACCAGTATCGTGGCGAGCCACTACTGGCGATCCTGCCCGGCGTGGCATTGCAGGAGCTCTGGAGCCTGATGGGCACGGCCGAGAAAGCGCTGTTCGTGGTCTCGCTGTTCGTGGTGCTGACCGGGCTGATCGGCATGCTCACGGCGATCCTCACCAGCCTCAACGAGCGCCGCCGGGAAATGGCCATTCTGCGCTCTGTTGGCGCGCGGCCATGGCATATCGCGGGCCTGCTGATACTCGAGGCCTTCGGCCTGGCCCTGGCCGGCGTGCTGCTGGGGCTGGCCTTGCTGTACCTGGCCATCGCCGTCGCTCAGTCGCCGCTGCAAAGCCATTACGGGCTGTATCTGCCGCTGGCCTTGCCGAGTGTTTATGAATGGTCCCTGCTCGGGGCGATTCTGCTGGCCGGGCTGGTGATCGGCTGTGTACCGGCTTGGCGCGCCTATCGCCAATCGCTGGCCGATGGTTTATCGATCAGGCTATGA
- a CDS encoding OmpW/AlkL family protein, with protein MRKTLFTASLLAAALAAPLAQAHQAGDIIVRAGAITVDPREDSSTLKFDGASAAGTSATLDSDTQLGLNFAYMVTDKIGIELLAATPFSHEVGVKGLGGLDGKLGDIKHLPPTLSVVYYPLDSKSAFKPYVGVGVNYTTFFQEDLSSERKAQGFSSLELDDSWGLAFQVGADYMLTDRLMINAQVRYIDIDTEATVKGPGALGIAKTKVDVDVDPMVYMVGLGYKF; from the coding sequence ATGCGCAAGACCCTGTTTACCGCTTCCTTGCTGGCCGCAGCTCTCGCCGCCCCCCTGGCCCAGGCCCACCAGGCTGGGGACATCATTGTTCGCGCTGGTGCGATTACTGTTGATCCGCGTGAGGATAGCAGCACCCTCAAATTCGACGGCGCCAGCGCTGCTGGCACCAGCGCCACTTTGGACAGCGACACCCAACTGGGCCTGAACTTCGCCTATATGGTGACGGACAAGATCGGTATCGAGCTGCTGGCTGCTACCCCGTTCAGCCATGAAGTAGGTGTTAAAGGGCTTGGCGGACTGGATGGAAAACTGGGCGACATCAAGCACCTGCCGCCGACCCTCAGCGTGGTTTACTACCCGCTGGACAGCAAATCGGCTTTCAAGCCTTATGTCGGTGTCGGCGTTAACTACACCACATTCTTCCAGGAAGACCTGAGCAGCGAGCGCAAAGCTCAAGGCTTCAGCAGCTTGGAGCTGGATGACTCTTGGGGTCTGGCCTTTCAAGTCGGTGCTGACTATATGCTGACCGACCGCCTGATGATCAACGCTCAGGTTCGCTATATCGATATTGATACCGAGGCCACCGTCAAAGGCCCAGGCGCACTCGGCATAGCCAAAACCAAAGTCGATGTAGACGTCGACCCGATGGTCTACATGGTCGGCCTCGGCTACAAATTCTGA
- a CDS encoding sugar nucleotide-binding protein: MQMRLMLLGGGNALGQALIRLGAEEDIGFLAPCPPDKGWDASSLTQLLDDNRPDVVINLAYYFDWFQSSRVDEAALANQERAVERLAELCQHYQLVLLQPSSYRVFDGVRTTAYSEKDEVAPLDARSRALWRIEQTVRALCPRHVLLRFGWLLDDSPNGLLGRFLRRLEQGEKMALADDRRGNPTPVDDAARVMLAVIKQLDCQAPLWGTYHYGGQEAATPLVVAQALYSEACQHRQLSLDCLVPIAHADCDDAADEPQHGVLACKKIFNTFGIKPRAWRTGLPSLLEHYYRHG, translated from the coding sequence ATGCAAATGCGCCTGATGCTGTTGGGCGGCGGCAATGCCCTGGGCCAGGCGCTCATCCGCCTTGGTGCCGAGGAGGATATCGGTTTCCTCGCGCCGTGCCCGCCTGACAAGGGCTGGGATGCGTCCAGTCTGACCCAGCTGCTCGACGACAACCGCCCTGATGTCGTCATCAACCTTGCCTACTACTTCGACTGGTTTCAGAGCAGCAGGGTCGATGAGGCGGCGCTGGCCAACCAGGAGCGAGCAGTCGAGCGCCTGGCCGAGCTCTGTCAGCACTATCAGCTGGTTCTGCTGCAGCCGTCCAGCTATCGGGTTTTCGACGGTGTGCGCACTACCGCCTACAGCGAGAAGGATGAAGTCGCTCCGCTGGATGCTCGCAGCCGTGCACTCTGGCGTATCGAGCAAACGGTGCGTGCACTCTGTCCGCGGCATGTTCTGCTGCGCTTTGGCTGGCTTCTTGATGACAGCCCAAACGGATTGCTGGGGCGCTTCCTAAGACGACTCGAGCAGGGCGAGAAGATGGCGCTGGCCGATGATCGGCGCGGTAATCCCACGCCGGTGGATGATGCGGCGCGGGTCATGCTGGCCGTCATCAAGCAGCTCGATTGCCAGGCTCCGCTCTGGGGCACCTATCACTACGGCGGGCAGGAGGCAGCGACGCCTCTGGTCGTGGCTCAGGCGCTTTATTCCGAGGCTTGTCAGCACCGTCAGTTGAGCCTCGACTGCCTGGTGCCGATCGCCCACGCCGATTGTGACGATGCGGCAGATGAGCCGCAGCACGGCGTGCTGGCCTGCAAGAAGATCTTCAATACCTTCGGTATCAAGCCGCGTGCCTGGCGTACGGGATTGCCGAGCCTGCTGGAGCATTACTACCGTCATGGTTGA
- a CDS encoding MotA/TolQ/ExbB proton channel family protein, whose protein sequence is MSRLFVMIFAGLLPALAQAAQPLTPDQLLQRIRSDRAAEVEAMQAREQAFIRDRSEQAQLLARAQAALNEQKAEAERLKAEFDRQEAELAAQEQLLAQRVGHLGELFGVVRQSAGDIAGQWQDSLLNMQYPERVERLKALAESRALPSAEDLDGFWMTLLEDLAASGRVERVDLPVVGVDGQRNVLPVLRVGTFSAFSPDAFLRYDDNAGELLALPRQPSGMGLVNDYLNSGDALAELPVDPSRGTLLAQLQLKPDFWDRLQQGGLVGWTIVALGFLGLCLAVWRMLWLAKVSRSVNMQMRDLTAPRDDNPLGRVVGVLGTNPQLSDLETLELKLDEAILQETPPLERGLPLLKLLSAVAPLLGLLGTVTGMIVTFQAITQGGGGDSRLMADGISQALVTTVQGLVVAIPLLFLHSLLASRSKALVQLLEQQSAGLIALHLSGAPRRD, encoded by the coding sequence ATGAGTCGTCTGTTTGTAATGATTTTTGCCGGACTTTTGCCAGCGCTGGCCCAGGCGGCTCAACCGCTGACCCCAGATCAACTGCTGCAGCGCATACGCAGCGATCGCGCTGCGGAAGTCGAAGCCATGCAGGCGCGTGAGCAGGCTTTTATTCGTGACCGCAGCGAGCAGGCGCAACTTCTTGCCCGCGCACAGGCTGCGCTGAATGAGCAGAAGGCCGAAGCCGAGCGGCTCAAGGCCGAGTTCGACCGTCAGGAAGCCGAGCTGGCTGCTCAGGAGCAGCTGTTGGCGCAGCGGGTCGGCCATCTGGGTGAGCTGTTTGGAGTGGTTCGCCAGAGCGCCGGAGATATCGCCGGTCAGTGGCAGGACAGCCTGCTCAATATGCAATATCCGGAGCGCGTGGAGCGCCTGAAAGCGCTTGCCGAAAGCCGTGCTCTGCCTTCGGCGGAAGACCTCGACGGTTTCTGGATGACCCTGTTGGAAGATCTGGCCGCCAGCGGTCGCGTCGAGCGGGTCGATTTGCCGGTGGTGGGTGTCGATGGGCAGCGCAATGTGTTGCCGGTGCTGCGGGTCGGTACCTTTTCAGCCTTCAGCCCTGACGCCTTTCTGCGCTATGACGACAATGCCGGTGAGTTGCTTGCTCTGCCGCGCCAGCCATCCGGTATGGGGCTGGTCAACGACTACCTGAACAGTGGCGATGCATTGGCCGAGCTGCCGGTGGACCCGAGTCGCGGCACGCTGCTGGCGCAATTGCAGCTGAAGCCGGATTTCTGGGATCGCCTGCAACAGGGCGGGCTGGTCGGCTGGACCATCGTCGCTCTGGGGTTCCTCGGTCTGTGCCTGGCCGTGTGGCGGATGCTCTGGCTGGCCAAGGTATCGCGCTCGGTCAACATGCAGATGCGTGACCTGACGGCCCCGCGTGACGACAATCCACTGGGCCGCGTGGTCGGCGTTCTGGGGACGAACCCGCAGCTGTCGGATCTGGAAACCCTTGAACTCAAGCTCGACGAAGCGATTCTTCAGGAAACTCCGCCGCTTGAGCGAGGCTTGCCGCTGCTCAAGCTGCTCAGCGCAGTGGCGCCGCTACTCGGCCTGCTGGGTACGGTGACCGGCATGATCGTCACCTTCCAGGCCATCACTCAGGGCGGTGGCGGTGATTCACGACTGATGGCCGATGGTATTTCCCAAGCCCTGGTCACCACCGTGCAGGGCCTCGTCGTGGCGATTCCGCTGCTGTTCCTGCACAGCCTGCTGGCCAGTCGCAGCAAGGCGCTGGTGCAACTTCTGGAGCAACAGAGTGCCGGGCTGATCGCTCTGCATCTGTCCGGAGCGCCGCGTCGTGATTGA
- a CDS encoding DUF2796 domain-containing protein, producing the protein MRRLLFALLFALLPAFASAHGEHDHASLGTHEHGAAELNAALDGTSLEIELHSPAINLLGFEHAPRGDADERKVAETRSRLQQADLLFGLPADAQCRLDEVRLESPLFAKEHERQDTDGHSDIHAHYRFSCNSPNALSGLDLQGIFETFPGTEKVQAQLIGPNGQQGRLLRSEHAQITF; encoded by the coding sequence ATGCGCCGCCTGCTGTTTGCCCTTCTCTTCGCTCTGTTACCGGCCTTCGCATCTGCGCACGGGGAGCACGACCACGCCAGTCTCGGTACTCACGAACACGGCGCTGCCGAGCTCAATGCAGCGCTGGATGGCACGTCTCTGGAAATCGAGCTGCACAGCCCGGCGATAAATCTGCTGGGCTTCGAACATGCTCCACGGGGTGACGCGGATGAGCGCAAGGTGGCCGAAACGCGATCCCGGCTGCAGCAAGCAGACCTACTGTTCGGCCTGCCGGCCGATGCTCAATGCAGGCTGGATGAAGTGCGCCTGGAAAGTCCGTTGTTTGCCAAAGAACACGAACGGCAGGACACCGACGGGCACAGCGATATCCACGCTCACTATCGCTTCAGCTGCAACTCACCGAATGCGCTGTCCGGGCTGGATCTGCAGGGGATCTTCGAGACGTTCCCCGGCACCGAGAAGGTCCAGGCCCAGCTGATAGGCCCGAACGGCCAGCAGGGCAGACTACTGCGCTCGGAGCATGCGCAGATAACGTTCTGA
- a CDS encoding ABC transporter ATP-binding protein: MTALLELDQLGFAWPGQPELLDIPAFTLERDQSLFLKGPSGSGKTTLLGLIGGVQRAGRGTVRLLGEDLGALSASARDRFRVDHTGYIFQQFNLLPFLSVAENVSLPCRFSRLRAERARLRYGSVEQAAMSLLKHLGLAAELFRRRAESLSIGQQQRVAAARALIGQPELIIADEPTSALDADSREAFLQLLFAECQAAGSSLLFVSHDQSLAPLFDRHLSLAELNRAARPAEV, encoded by the coding sequence ATGACTGCGCTGCTTGAACTTGATCAACTGGGTTTCGCCTGGCCCGGCCAGCCCGAGCTGCTGGACATTCCTGCATTCACGCTGGAGCGCGACCAGAGTCTGTTTCTCAAAGGTCCCTCCGGTAGCGGCAAGACCACTCTGCTCGGGCTGATTGGCGGCGTGCAGCGAGCCGGACGTGGAACCGTTCGTTTACTGGGCGAGGATCTCGGTGCACTTTCGGCGTCTGCGCGAGATCGTTTCCGGGTCGATCACACCGGCTACATCTTCCAGCAGTTCAATCTGTTGCCGTTTCTCTCGGTGGCCGAGAACGTCAGCCTGCCCTGCCGCTTCTCCCGCCTGCGCGCCGAGCGTGCCCGCCTACGCTATGGCAGTGTCGAGCAAGCGGCCATGAGCCTGCTCAAACACCTCGGTTTGGCTGCCGAGCTGTTTAGGCGTCGCGCTGAATCGCTCTCCATCGGCCAGCAACAACGTGTCGCCGCAGCCCGTGCGCTGATTGGTCAGCCAGAGCTGATCATCGCGGACGAGCCCACCTCGGCCCTGGACGCAGACAGCCGGGAAGCGTTCCTGCAACTGCTGTTCGCCGAGTGCCAGGCGGCCGGCTCCAGTTTGCTCTTCGTCAGCCATGATCAGAGCCTGGCGCCCTTGTTTGACCGCCATCTGTCACTGGCCGAACTCAACCGCGCCGCGCGCCCTGCGGAGGTATGA
- a CDS encoding ExbD/TolR family protein, giving the protein MRMRRHHYQQEEDTGIDLTPMLDVVFIMLIFFIVTSSFISESGVEVQRPKADTASTQDKGNIFIAVTADGQVWIDKKAVDVRSVRAHVERMRADQPDGAVVVQADRDARTGLVVQVMDQARQAGVRDVALAASTGEG; this is encoded by the coding sequence ATGCGTATGCGTCGCCATCACTATCAGCAAGAAGAAGACACCGGCATCGATCTGACGCCCATGCTCGATGTGGTTTTCATCATGCTGATTTTCTTTATCGTCACCAGCTCCTTTATCAGCGAGTCGGGCGTCGAGGTGCAGCGGCCAAAGGCCGACACGGCAAGTACCCAGGACAAGGGCAATATCTTTATTGCGGTGACCGCAGACGGCCAGGTCTGGATCGACAAAAAGGCGGTGGACGTGCGCAGCGTGCGTGCCCACGTCGAGCGTATGCGCGCCGATCAGCCGGATGGCGCGGTAGTGGTCCAGGCAGACCGCGATGCGCGTACTGGGCTGGTGGTGCAGGTCATGGACCAGGCGCGTCAGGCCGGTGTGCGTGACGTGGCGCTGGCGGCCAGCACTGGAGAAGGTTGA
- a CDS encoding NAD-dependent epimerase/dehydratase family protein: MVDSPILVTGGAGFIGSNLVDALLARGYSVRVLDNLSTGKRSNLPVDKRVELIEGDVADAQVVRSALQGCGAVVHLAAVASVQASVDDPVGTHRSNLIGTLNVCEAMREAGVRRVVFASSAAVYGNNGEGQAIDEDTPKSPLTPYAADKLASEHYLDFYRRQHGLEPVVFRFFNIYGPRQDPSSPYSGVISIFTERAQQGLPIAVFGDGEQTRDFLYVGDLVELLVQALECKEAPKGATNVGLNQATSLNQLLTAIGDVLGDLPPVNYHAARGGDIRHSRANNARLLQRFRLPEPATDMRTGLAKLLGR; this comes from the coding sequence ATGGTTGATTCCCCGATTCTGGTGACCGGAGGTGCCGGATTCATCGGCTCCAACCTGGTCGATGCATTGTTGGCGCGCGGCTATTCGGTGCGGGTGCTGGACAACCTGTCCACTGGCAAGCGGAGCAACCTGCCGGTGGATAAGCGGGTCGAGCTGATCGAAGGCGATGTGGCCGATGCGCAAGTGGTGCGCAGTGCCCTGCAAGGGTGTGGGGCGGTGGTGCACTTGGCGGCCGTGGCTTCGGTGCAGGCTTCGGTGGACGACCCGGTCGGTACTCATCGAAGCAATCTGATCGGCACGCTCAATGTGTGCGAAGCGATGCGTGAGGCGGGTGTACGGCGTGTGGTTTTCGCGTCGAGTGCGGCGGTGTATGGCAACAATGGCGAAGGTCAGGCCATCGATGAAGACACGCCGAAGTCTCCTCTGACACCTTATGCAGCAGACAAGCTGGCCAGCGAGCACTATCTCGATTTTTATCGGCGCCAGCACGGGCTGGAGCCGGTGGTGTTCCGCTTCTTCAATATCTACGGCCCGCGTCAGGATCCGTCTTCGCCATACTCCGGCGTAATCAGCATTTTCACCGAGCGGGCTCAGCAGGGCTTGCCCATCGCGGTGTTCGGTGATGGCGAGCAGACCCGCGACTTCCTCTATGTTGGGGATCTGGTTGAGCTGCTGGTGCAGGCACTGGAGTGCAAGGAAGCCCCGAAAGGTGCGACCAATGTGGGGCTCAACCAGGCCACTTCGTTGAACCAGTTGCTGACGGCCATCGGCGATGTGCTTGGTGATCTGCCACCAGTGAATTACCACGCAGCGCGCGGGGGGGATATCCGCCATTCGCGAGCGAACAATGCGCGGTTGCTGCAGCGTTTCAGGTTGCCGGAGCCGGCGACCGATATGCGCACTGGGCTGGCGAAGTTGCTGGGGCGCTGA